In the Campylobacter showae genome, one interval contains:
- a CDS encoding isoaspartyl peptidase/L-asparaginase family protein, translating to MKHFSLSKAVFMAASLALLGLTVANAQEKFSPVIVIHGGTSGLDLTKEEFKIREEPMKKALLAGQAVLEKGGTAMDAVTAAIMVLEDDPNFNAGKGAVFTADGFNELDASIMDGSTKKAGAVAMARHIKNPILGARLVMDKTWHTLVAGEGADKLAKENGLEMVDQKYFFTQFRYDALQKAKEKQKLLLDSEKAKKTSLNLHERPYLGTVGAIALDKNGNLAAATSTGGMTNKMTGRIGDSPIIGSGTYADNDSVAVSCTGTGDIYMRVNAAHEVSALYKYKTSDVQKAAEEAVKEVKALGGSGGIISIDKHGHTGFAWTKDKLGMYHGEARLGAKPIVYWPLGEK from the coding sequence ATGAAGCACTTTTCACTCTCAAAGGCCGTTTTTATGGCGGCGAGTTTGGCCCTGCTCGGGCTAACGGTTGCGAATGCGCAGGAGAAATTTTCTCCAGTCATCGTCATTCACGGCGGTACCAGCGGACTTGATCTAACCAAAGAGGAATTTAAAATCCGCGAGGAACCGATGAAAAAGGCGCTTTTGGCTGGTCAAGCCGTGCTTGAAAAAGGCGGCACCGCGATGGATGCCGTAACGGCGGCCATTATGGTGCTTGAGGACGATCCGAATTTTAACGCGGGCAAGGGCGCGGTATTTACAGCCGACGGATTTAACGAGCTTGACGCCTCGATAATGGACGGCTCGACCAAAAAAGCGGGCGCAGTCGCGATGGCGCGGCATATCAAAAACCCGATCCTAGGCGCCAGGCTCGTGATGGATAAGACGTGGCATACGCTTGTTGCAGGCGAGGGAGCCGACAAACTCGCCAAAGAAAACGGCCTAGAGATGGTCGATCAGAAGTATTTTTTCACGCAGTTTAGATACGACGCGCTGCAAAAAGCTAAAGAGAAGCAAAAGCTGCTACTTGATAGCGAAAAGGCAAAAAAGACGTCGTTAAATTTACACGAGCGCCCGTATCTTGGCACCGTGGGCGCGATCGCGCTGGATAAAAACGGCAACCTAGCCGCGGCTACCAGCACGGGCGGCATGACCAACAAAATGACCGGCCGCATCGGCGATAGCCCGATAATAGGCTCGGGAACCTACGCCGACAACGACTCGGTGGCGGTTTCTTGCACCGGCACTGGCGACATCTACATGCGCGTAAACGCCGCACACGAGGTCTCGGCTCTTTATAAATACAAAACTTCCGACGTGCAAAAGGCCGCCGAAGAAGCGGTAAAAGAGGTCAAAGCTTTAGGCGGTAGCGGCGGCATCATCTCGATCGACAAGCACGGACACACGGGCTTTGCATGGACGAAAGACAAGCTCGGCATGTATCACGGCGAAGCAAGACTCGGAGCTAAGCCGATCGTTTACTGGCCGCTTGGCGAGAAATGA
- a CDS encoding GNAT family N-acetyltransferase has translation MQEKPADAKYEISRAVKADLAAITRIYNASVLERNATATLHPVGIEEREAWFDAHKAANRPIYVLRELCEGNYGEADCERKFDSDGENFGAQKIDAANQKVEILAWGRLGDYHPREGYRITAEISVYVVPGARGKGLGGRLVNFMLKLAPKFGVKNIVALIFSSNAASLNLFAKFGFTRWGELPEVCDMGGKLESLAILGKKLE, from the coding sequence ATGCAAGAAAAACCCGCCGACGCAAAATACGAAATCTCGCGCGCCGTCAAGGCTGATCTAGCCGCTATCACGCGCATTTATAACGCGAGTGTTTTAGAGCGAAACGCCACGGCCACGCTGCATCCGGTCGGCATAGAGGAGCGCGAAGCGTGGTTTGACGCGCACAAGGCGGCAAATCGCCCGATATACGTGCTACGCGAGCTTTGCGAGGGAAATTACGGCGAAGCTGATTGCGAGAGAAAATTTGACTCAGACGGCGAAAATTTCGGCGCGCAAAAGATAGACGCCGCAAACCAAAAGGTCGAAATCTTAGCCTGGGGCAGACTTGGCGACTATCATCCGCGCGAGGGCTACCGCATCACGGCCGAGATCAGCGTCTACGTCGTACCGGGCGCTCGCGGCAAAGGACTGGGCGGACGGCTAGTAAATTTTATGCTTAAACTCGCGCCCAAATTTGGCGTCAAAAACATCGTCGCGCTGATATTTTCCAGCAACGCCGCTAGCCTAAATTTGTTTGCGAAATTCGGCTTTACGCGCTGGGGCGAACTACCCGAAGTCTGCGATATGGGCGGCAAGCTCGAGAGCCTAGCGATACTGGGCAAAAAATTGGAGTAA